One window of Vicia villosa cultivar HV-30 ecotype Madison, WI unplaced genomic scaffold, Vvil1.0 ctg.000053F_1_1_3, whole genome shotgun sequence genomic DNA carries:
- the LOC131623157 gene encoding bZIP transcription factor 11-like codes for MASPGGAYSSGTSSLQNSGSGSEGDMNMNMNQNHMQVNITDQKKRKRMQSNRESARRSRMKKQQHMEGLSAQIEELKKENNQITTNVGITTQMYLNVESENAILRVQMAELSNRLQSLNEIIQYIESSNSLFQETDQLFNDCGFLDAWNSFPVNQPVMTSNDMLMY; via the coding sequence ATGGCTTCTCCCGGTGGAGCTTACTCATCTGGTACAAGCTCTCTTCAGAACTCTGGATCTGGATCAGAGGGagatatgaatatgaatatgaatcAGAATCACATGCAGGTGAATATAACAGAtcaaaagaagaggaagagaatgcAATCCAACCGAGAATCAGCACGAAGATCAAGGATGAAGAAGCAGCAACACATGGAAGGTCTTAGCGCACAAATCGAAGAGCTGAAAAAAGAGAATAATCAAATAACCACAAACGTAGGGATAACTACTCAGATGTATCTGAATGTTGAATCTGAGAACGCGATTCTTAGGGTTCAGATGGCTGAACTTAGCAACAGATTGCAATCACTCAATGAAATTATCCAATACATTGAATCGAGTAATTCACTGTTTCAGGAAACGGATCAGTTGTTCAATGATTGTGGATTCTTGGATGCGTGGAACTCTTTTCCTGTTAATCAACCAGTTATGACCTCTAATgatatgttgatgtattga
- the LOC131623158 gene encoding pentatricopeptide repeat-containing protein At5g44230, which produces MVGRIRVLEWETVRTIESHCTTLHHAKQVHAHIYRNNLHQCSYVITNLLRFLTNLPHLPVHSYPHLLFSQVHSPNPFLYSALIRAYARNGPLFQSIRLYSTMLNNNISPVSFTFSALFSSLRNPILGTQLHVHAMLFGFVSDLYVGNTVIDMYVKCGLLRSARKVFDEMPHRDAVSWTELIVAYAKSGDMDSARELFDGLNGKDKVAWTSMVTGYAQNAMPKKALEFFRRLREAGVETDEITLVGVISACAQLGVSGYGNWIRGIVESSRFGSANNVLVGSALIDMYSKCGDVEEAYNVFKGMKERNVFSYSSMIAGFAVHGCARAAIKLFYEMLETGIKPNHVTFVGVFTACSHAGMVEQGQHLFGAMEECYGVVPTADHYACMADLLGRAGHLEKALQLVQTMPMKPNGGVWGALLGASHIHRNPDVAEIASHHLFELEPDSPGNYLLLSNTYALAGKWDDVSRVRKLMREKQLRKNPGCSWVEAKNGIVHEFFAGDVKHPEINEIKKALDDLMQRLKAIGYQPKLNSVPYDIDDKGKRLLLISHSEKLALAYGLLRTDAGSTIKIMKNLRICEDCHIVMCAASKVTGRKIVVRDNMRFHHFHNGTCSCNNFW; this is translated from the coding sequence ATGGTTGGTCGAATCCGTGTTCTGGAATGGGAAACAGTCCGAACCATCGAATCTCATTGCACCACACTCCACCACGCAAAACAAGTCCACGCCCACATCTACCGCAACAATCTCCACCAATGTTCCTACGTCATCACCAACCTCCTCCGTTTCCTCACCAATCTCCCTCACCTCCCCGTTCACTCTTACCCTCACCTCCTCTTCTCACAGGTCCATTCTCCTAACCCTTTCCTCTACTCCGCTCTCATTCGCGCTTACGCTCGTAATGGACCCTTATTCCAATCCATTCGTTTATACTCTACCATGTTGAATAACAACATTTCGCCCGTTTCGTTCACTTTCTCAGCTCTTTTTTCATCCTTGAGAAACCCCATTTTGGGAACTCAGCTTCATGTTCATGCAATGTTGTTTGGGTTTGTCTCTGATTTATATGTTGGTAACACAGTTATTGATATGTATGTGAAATGTGGGCTTTTGAGGTCTGCAAGGAAGGTGTTCGATGAAATGCCGCACCGGGATGCGGTTTCTTGGACTGAGTTAATTGTGGCTTATGCCAAGAGTGGGGATATGGATTCTGCGCGGGAGTTGTTTGATGGGTTGAATGGTAAGGATAAGGTTGCTTGGACTTCTATGGTTACTGGTTATGCTCAGAATGCCATGCCGAAGAAAGCGTTGGAGTTTTTTCGACGGTTGCGAGAGGCTGGCGTTGAGACGGATGAGATTACTTTGGTTGGTGTTATTTCTGCTTGTGCTCAATTGGGTGTTTCTGGGTATGGTAATTGGATAAGGGGCATTGTTGAGAGTTCTAGGTTTGGGTCTGCGAATAATGTTCTTGTGGGGTCTGCGTTGATAGACATGTATTCTAAGTGTGGTGATGTGGAGGAAGCTTATAATGTGTTTAAAGGAATGAAGGAAAGGAATGTTTTTTCTTACAGTTCTATGATTGCTGGGTTTGCAGTGCATGGTTGTGCTCGTGCCGCGATCAAATTGTTTTATGAGATGTTGGAGACTGGGATAAAACCAAATCATGTTACTTTTGTAGGTGTGTTTACCGCGTGTAGTCATGCCGGCATGGTAGAACAGGGTCAGCATCTCTTTGGTGCCATGGAAGAATGTTACGGTGTTGTTCCAACTGCAGATCATTATGCTTGCATGGCTGATCTTCTTGGTCGGGCAGGACACTTGGAAAAAGCGCTCCAGCTTGTTCAGACAATGCCTATGAAGCCCAATGGAGGTGTGTGGGGGGCACTTCTTGGAGCATCACACATTCATAGGAACCCTGATGTTGCTGAAATTGCTTCTCACCATTTGTTTGAGCTTGAACCTGATAGCCCGGGGAATTATTTATTGCTGTCCAACACATATGCATTGGCTGGAAAATGGGATGATGTATCCAGGGTCAGGAAGTTGATGAGAGAGAAGCAATTGAGAAAAAATCCGGGGTGTAGCTGGGTCGAAGCAAAGAATGGTATTGTACACGAGTTCTTTGCTGGGGATGTGAAACATCCAGAGATTAATGAGATAAAGAAGGCATTAGATGATCTTATGCAGCGACTGAAGGCTATTGGATATCAACCAAAACTAAATTCTGTGCCGTATGATATTGATGATAAAGGAAAAAGGCTCTTACTTATATCACATAGTGAAAAACTTGCTTTGGCTTATGGACTGTTACGTACAGATGCAGGTTCCACTATAAAGATTATGAAGAACCTTAGGATATGCGAGGACTGTCATATTGTAATGTGTGCAGCATCCAAGGTTACAGGAAGAAAAATTGTTGTGAGGGATAACATGAGATTCCACCACTTTCATAATGGGACTTGCTCTTGTAATAATTTTTGGTGA